TAAAACAAACCAGGAGGTAAAAATAGTAAATACTCACAGCCTATTTTGGCTTCGAATGGAATATTGGGCACCTATTTTAGTAGTAATTGGTATAATAAATTTTGTGCATTAAGAAGAGAGGTCAACGGACGTAAAAATCCGCTGACCTCTCTCTTTCTCTCAGGTGTCGTCTGGTGAACAAACAACAACTGGATAATATTACCTATTGATAATCCCTGAAAATTAAATCTGGTGAATCAGAAGGACTTAGACTCATTACTGCCACAAAACGGACAACTATCTCCATAGCCATTACCGGAGCAGTTGCCACAATACGTACTACCACAATCCTTACATTTCATCAATGCTCCAAAACAAGGTGCATCTGAACTACAATTTGGACATTTCCTCACGTTATCATACATCAATAAAACCTCCTTAAAAATAATAATTTTAATATATCACCTAGCGGTGATGACGAAAATGGAGTTTTCGTCGCAGAGGTTCTTTTCATGTAATTTATCATAAATCCAGTAAAATCAATATCTCATTGAATCTGACCTTAAATAATAATCAAATATGCATCAGTTAATCATCAGAGTTAGTTTTGTGACCTCTGATGATTTTTTATTAACGGGTACAATAAAATATATTACCGGTGAAAATCATCCAACAGAGATCACCCGATAAATTTATGACAAACATCTGTCACATGTCACGTTTCACGGATAAAAAAATATTTTATAAAAATCACCAAAATGATGTTACACTTTCCCAGTTTTGTAATATTTAAATATTAAATTTAAAAAACGGAAAAACATATATTAATAGTTACACCAGCCGCCAATATATAAGGATTTTAAATAATCACAGTAGTTCCCAAAACATAAAAGGAACTAATAAAGTATCCAGTTCCTTCATAGTTCTCTTGTAGTTCCTCAGTTGTTCCACTTATTTTATAGAGAAACTTTGTCTTCAAAATTCATGGAACCACAAAATAATAATTATTTACGCACCACAATACAAGCAGAGCCATATTTCATGAAGAGTCAGGGGACGGTTCCGTGACTCTATGAAATTAGCAACATAGTTGGCACCAACGATGTCGGTCTTACCGCCACCGACGGCAACATCAACATCACCGCCGCCGATGAAACCGGCAGCGACGAACACTACCGCCAAGAAAAAATGTCAGGCCTCTTCAGCAGCGGCGGCCTCGGCTTCACCATCGGCAGCAAAAGCGAAAAAACCACCCTCGATCAACAAACCATGGAGCAAGCCGGCAGCACCATCGGCTCCATCGAAGGCAACGTCAACCTCATTGCCGGCAACCAAGTCAACAGCGCCGGGACTACAATTATCAGCGGCCAGGACACCAACATCAGCGGCAAAAACGTCACCATCGACAATACAGTAAACACCTACGACAGCCAGTACAAATACGAATTCAAGCAAAGCGGCCTGAGTGTATCCTTAGGCGGCGGCGTAATCGATGCTGCCACGGGTGCTTATAACGACATCCAGCGCTCGGGTCAGGTACAGGATGACCGGCTTAAAACGCTGTATGAGTACAAAGCCGTTAAAGATCTTGAGAAACTGAAGGACTTCAAAGGCAACCTGACAAAAGGAGTGGGTGTCAACGTCAGCATTGGCAGCACAACAATCACATCCGAGCAAAACACCCATGTGGAAAGCGTCAACCCATCCAACATCAGCGCCGGCGGCAACGTCAACATCACCGCCACCGACGGGGATATCAACCTCAAGGGAACCAAGATTACCGCGACGGATGTCACCCTGGACGCCAAAAACGACATCAACCTGGACGCCGCCCAAAACCAACAACAGATCGACGGCAAAACCAGCTCCTCCTCCTGGTCCTTGGGAGCATCCTTCGGCCTTGACGGCAACTTTACCGGCCTGACCGGCGGCTTCGGCTCCGGCCGCGGCACGGAAAACGGCAACACGGTAACCCATACCGGCAGCGTCATTGACGCCGCCGGCACCGTAACCCTCAAATCCGGCAACGACACCAACATTATTGGTTCACAAGTAAAAGGCGACAAAGTTGTGGCCAACATCGGCGGCAACCTCAACCTCGCCAGCCTGCAGGACAGCGACGACTACACGGCGAACAATCAAAGTACTGGCATTGGTTTCGGCACCGGCAAGATCAGCGGTACAACCGGCTCCTTCAATACCGGCAAAACCAACTCCAACTATGACAGTGTCACTGGTCAGGCAGGGATCTTCGCCGGGGCGGAAGGCTTTGATATTTATGTGGGGAAGAATACCGACCTGAAAGGCGCGGTGATTGCTAGTGAGGCGGAGGCAGTAAAGAATGCCCTCTCGACAGGTACGCTGACCTTCGCCAATATGGAGAACAGAGCAAAGTATTCGTCAAGCAGCATTGGTGTCAACTACAACGCAGGTAAAGACGCCAATGGTAAGTCTGTAGCCAAAAAAGATCAGGGATTGACTCCTAACATTAGTGTTACAGCCAGTGGGGATGCCTCAAGTACAACCCAATCAGCTATATCACCAGGAACTATCGAAGTTAGGAGCAATCCTAATCAGGATTTGAGCGGATTAAGTCGTGACCCGGAAGGAGCCGTCAATGCATTAGGTAAGATCTTTGATAAAAAGACGGTCCAGGAGAAACAGGAATTAGCGCAAGTATTTGGTGAAGTAGCTTATCAAAAAATCGGGGATTTAGCAATACAAAATGGTTGGGTCCAGGGTGGTTCAGAAACTGCTGCGTTGCATGCTTTAGTTGGCGGCATAATGTCACAAATGGGCGGTGGTACTTTTGCTTCAGGAGCAGTTGGAGCAGGGGTTAGTGAAGCAGTACAAAGTGAACTATCAAAAATTACGGACCCTGCATTACGTCAGTGGGCTAGTGTATCGACACGTTGATATTTATAGTAAACATCAACGAGGGGAAACGTAATATTACTGTTGTTGGATCTCAAATTTGGGATACAAAGATATAAGTTTTATTCTGGCATTATCCAGTCTAAAATGCCAGTTAACTCTCGATACTTTCTGGTTGCGTTCATTTTTCCAGCACTGCAACTCTTCCTTTAAACGGGATATAGTATCAATCCTTCGGGAAAGGCACTGTCTGGTCATAACATTCAGCTCAATTTCTGCTATGTTAAGCCAGCTTCCATGTTTGGGTGTGTAATGCAGTTCTAAGCGTTTTATAATTCTTCGAGCTTCTTGCGGCGCAAAGACTTTATAAAGGGACGCTGGCCTATGTGTGTTCAGGTTGTCCATTACCAGAACGATTTTATCCATATCGGGATACATGACATCCACAAGATATTTGATTTCTTCCGCCCAGTCTGCAGCAGTACGCCGTTCGCGTACACTGACATGTCTTGTACCACTAAGAGGTTCCGTGAAGACAAATATACTGCAGGTTCCTTCCCTTACGTATTCCGAATCTATCTTTTGAGAAGCACCGGGACGCATTGGCAGCGGTTTTCGTTCATCTCCCAGAAGCTGGTAAGGTTTTTCATCCATGCAGACAACGGGACGCATTGGATTATAGGGTGTTTCATATACCTCTAGAATGTCTTCCATGCAGGCTACGAATTCGGCGTTTTCTTTTGGTGGGATACACCAGTACTCATTGAGGTGAGGCTGAAGTTCGTTTTTTTAAAGTGCGACGGATGGCTTCCCGGCTTACAGGTGTATCAAGCACAACTCGTGATTTTTCTTCGAGCAGACGGAGAGTCCAGCGCACATGTCCGTCCGGTGCAGGCCCACAGGCAAGTTCAATGATTTTTGCTTCTGCGCGTCCGTCTACAAGGCGTCTGGCCTGATCGGAATTTACATTTCTCTTCAACTTCACAATAGCAGGGATGCCACCGGAAGCATATGTTTTTAGTGTATTATGAACGGTTGCGATACAGACACCATTGGATTTTGCACACTGTTCATGGGTCAGAACTTTGCCATGAGCTTCATCCAGATCAATGAGAATTTGACATCTAGAGCGAATAGTATGAGAGGTATTTTTCTTTCGAAGGAGTGATTGTAACTCCTTTAATTCAGAATCCGTCAGGATAACAATATATTTTTTAGGTCTAGCCATAGTTTCACCGCCGTTTTCTTTTAGCGTAACATAAAGCGGGATTATAAGCTAGCACTCTTGTTTAAATATCAATATGTCACTACACTAGTGCTATTGTTGGTGCAGCAGCGTCTAGTACAGTTGGCGATGCGCAGACGGGTGCAAGTACGGCAGCTAGTGGAACAAAAAATAATGACGAGAATGTGCACGAAGTAACCATAAATGGAGTAACTTATCTAGCTGCAGGAATTTCTGTTATTTTAATTAACGGACAGAAAAGTTTAGTTGATGATACTGGTAAAGCGATAGCATGGTTTTCTGAGGCAGGAACATGGATAGCTAATGAGGCAAGCAGTGCATAGAACGATTTTGTTCTCTGGGCAAAAAGGGGTTCTAATAATCTGGGGTATGATGAGAATGCTTCAGGGCCTCACACTACTTATAAGCGAGATCCAGTTACAGGAGAGGTAACGAATTACAGAAGTTGGGATGAGGCAGACCCTCGTAATCCAAATCCATTTGAACCTGGAATAGGTTATGACGGACAAGGAAAATCGCACTATAACAAAGAAACTGGTGAATGGGTAGATACACCTCATGTTCATGACCCGGATGCTCCTGGTGGGGTTAGAAAACCTAATCCTGAAGAGATTCCGGGGGGAGGAGATGAATAATATGAGTTTAAAATGGCTAGAAACTTGGTATAAAAATCATTGCGATGGTTCGTGGGAACATTTATATGGAATAAAAATTGATACATTAGATAATCCTGGATGGAGAATCCATATTAACTTGTTTGATACTGAGGTTGAAAATAAGGATTTCAAACCAGTAAAAATTGAACGGACAGAGAGTGACTGGGTACATTGTACTGTTAAAAATTATATTTTTCAAGGAGCAGGAGGACCGGAAAATCTAGAAGAAATCTTAGAAGTTTTTAAGATTTGGGTAACTCATTAGAACATAACAAAGAGGTCAGTGGACGTAAAAATTGAAGTGCTCCCTGTCAAGTAGACAGTAGAAAAAATAAAAGCTCTATGATGCCAACTTTGCGTAAAAGTTGGCATCACCTTTTTTATGCAGTTGTATGACTCCGATAGCGTCTGTACTCTAACGGTGTCATGCAATTGGAGTCGTTTTTGATATCGGTGATTATTATAGTACTCTATATATTCACTGACCGCAGTTTCCAGCTCATCGTACGAACTGAACTTTTTGAGATAATACATCTCTGATTTCATCATTCCCCAGAATGCTTCCATGGGACCGTTGTCTATGCATCTTGATACCCTAGACATACTTTGTGTCATTCCGGCATCAACAAGCTTTTTATGAAAGGCCTTACTTGTATATTGAAATCCCCTGTCACTATGAAAGAGGGGAGTTGCATCAGGATATTCTTTATGAGCTATGTCAAAGGTCTTAGTGAGTCGGGGGACGGTTCGTTGACTCAAAGCCCTCTACGGCTACCAAACCTACCAGGATCTTAACCAAATCGGTAAACAATTTAAAGACGGTTTCACCGCCAAAGACCTGAGCAAAGGTATCGGTGTCAGCATCAGAGGTAGAGTCGAGGGACGGTTCTGTGACTCTATTCGCTATTGTCCCGGCAAAGAATATAATATCTGCCTCGGCGACTTAAAAACCCGAGGGAACGACAGTATGCGTCAAAAACTTATCAGCAAAGTGAAAAGAGAATCGAGTCTATCGATCCATCAAATTGCTAATTTTTTGGAAATATATAAAATCTAAAAAAGATTTACATTAGGGACTATTTTCTTTTGGTTAAATGTGGTATTTTTAAAATATACTTATTCTTTAACCAAAGGAGCAGGGTTACACATGGAATCCTTAGATAATCGTCTAATTGCAGTAAATCATGCAATGAAGAATTGTAAAAACCGACGCCTGTTTGAGCGCTACCAAACCATAAAACTTTACTTGGAAGGTTATGATGTTCCTCAGATCGCCAAAATCACCGGTCGTTGTTTGAAAACAGTCTACAATTTTCTCAACGCCTATCAGACCGGTGGCCTTAAGGCCCTTGCAATGAACTTCTCTCCCGGCAGACCCTCTTTTCTTACCAAGGAACAAAAACAAGAAATTCTTGATGTCCTGATCCATAAAAGACCCGAGGATGTAGGTTTTCCGGCAGAGATGAACTGGACAGGACCCATCCTTAGAGAATGGATAATTCGCACCTTTAATGTAGAATATTCTCGAAGTGGAACCAATGTATTATTGCACGAACTGGGCTTTACCTGTACTCGTCCAACCTATACTCTTGCTCATGCTGACCCAATTCAACAAGAAGAATTCAAAAAAAATGGGAAACCCTGAGAGCCGATCTTTTGCATGACAAAGTTGATCGTATTTTGTTTCAGGATGAATCTATGATTCGGGATTATCAGGCTATCGCCCGTACTTGGTTTCCAAAAGGGCAGCAACGCATTATCCCAACTTACGGTAAGCATCAAGGTATTAAACTTTTAGGCACGCTTGACTATGAAAGCGGCGAAATCTTTGTAATCGAAAGTGACCGTTATGATGCCGAGGTCTTTTTGTCCTTTCTACAGCAGATCCTTTTGAAGTATCCAGGGGAAAGAATTGTAATCATTCTCGATAATGCCAGAATTCATCATGCCAATCTCTTACAGCCATTCTTAAAGAGTAACAAGGATCGTCTTACCCTTGTTTTTTTGCCGCCTTACAGTCCCAATCTTAATCTAATTGAAGAATTCTGGGGCTGGCTCAAGCATTCTTGTATCTACAACGTTTTTTATCACTCAACCAATGAAATTCGCCAAAGGATTCAAAGGTTTGTCGCTCAAATCAATCAAATGCCTTTAAAGGTCATTGATAGGTTGTGTTGTTCTTTGTAAATCTTTAATAGATTGTATATAGATAGAAACATAGTTGGAATACTATAGCTGTTTTAGCTGCAGAATGTTTAAATTTGTATTATTTTCGAATTTTTAGGGTAAAAAAGATGATTTTTTATGTTCTTTTTAGCTGAACGAAAGTCTAGAATGTAAATTGTGTGTACTTAATGTATACCTAATATAAATGTGTAATATCCAATTGGATGGGAGGAGATACTGTCGGAATGCGTTACATTAATGATGATATTCTAGTAGCAGTCAAGAAACCTTCAAAATTACCCGTTTTACAATACATTCCTAATGATACCAGATCTATACAGGATATCGTTGGCGATCCCATGAAATATATTAATTTTCAGAATGATATAATGATTGTAGCTTATAACAATGAAGGAAAGCCGCGAGATCTTCCTGTTAATTTCGAATACAATAATGATGTAATAGTAGGTACTTGCTTCTTTGTCGGCAATATTGGCGGATTTTCTTCACTTACCGAAGAACAAATTGGGACAGTCTTGAATAAATTTGGATAATAAAGAGGAATATTGGCAGAAATGGTTAGCAAACAGAGAAAGTACAGGGAAATTAAATTTCATGCCGACAAAATAAGCGGGAGTCCATAAAGCTGGATATCTCGCTTTTTTTAATCTTGTTAGGGATACACTGGAAGCAAATTAAGTAATAAAGCAAAATTAAGCAAAATTAAGTAATATTGACATTCAATATTTCCTGTGCTAAAATTGTAACTAATTGAATGAAAAATGGCTCTTATCCAGAGTGGTCGAGGGACTGGCCCGATGACACCCGGCAACCGGCAGGCAACTGCAGTGGTGCTAATTCCAGCAGGAGAAATCCTGGCAGATAAGAGGAAGGTGTGAATTAACCCCTTTCCTCGGAAAGGGGTTTTTCTTAATTCCGGCCGGACGGTGGGCAGCATTTCGAAACCATAGCAGAAAGAGGGACTATAATGATAAACAATCTTCATTCCATCCCTGAAGAACAAAAAACAACCGATTCCGATCCAGAGAAACCCAAATATAGTACGGAAGTGACTATCATAATACGTGATGGACAAGTCATAAAATTTGACCAGAAGATTAGACTGCCTTCCGTAGAATGCACAAATGGTGACGGAATATAAGAAAAATATGTTTTTATGGTATTTATTTTTTAAATGTGGTATTATTAATTCTGAAAATAAAGTATTGAGCAACTGATTAGAAAACTAAAGGCTAAAAGATTTTCTGTGCGGGAGTCTTTTAGTCTTTCCTATTATATTTATGTCAGTCTTGCCGCAATGCTGGGCGTAAACCTTGTGGGGCTGGGAGTCGTAATGATGCGTTTTATGGGGGCGGGGAGTATGAGTTTTTCCAATGAACAGATGGAGAGATACGCAAGACATATTATTTTGAAAGAAGTCGGCGTCAGAGGACAGCAAAAGCTGCTGGCATCTAAGGTGTTAATCATCGGCACCGGCGGCCTGGGCGCGCCGGCGGCCATGTTTCTGGCCGCTGCCGGAGTCGGGACCATCGGTTTGGCAGATGGCGACGCGGTGGAGCTAGCCAATCTTCAGCGGCAGATTATTCATCTGACGAAGGATATCGGCAAGGCCAAGGTACTGTCGGCCCAGGAAACAATCAACGAGATAAACCCGGATGTAAAGGTGATTATGTACCAAAAAGCGGCTGATGCGAGCAACGTAGTTGATATAATCAAGGACCGGGACTATGACTTCATCATCGACGGTACCGATAACTTTCCGGCGAAGTTCTTAATCAATGACGCCTGTGTTATTACCGGCAAGCCTTTCTCTCATGGGGGCATTATCCGGTTTCAGGGACAGACTCTGACTTATATTCCGGGGCAGGGTCCTTGCTACCGGTGTATATTTCACGCTCCGCCGCCGCCTGATGCTGTTCCCACCTGTAAGCAGGCCGGGGTATTGGGGGTAATGGGAGGCGTAATCGGAACCATTCAGGCAACGGAAGCCATTAAATATATACTGGGCGTCGGAGAACTGCTAAATGGTTATGTTCTTACCTATGACGCCCTGGAAATGAATTTTCGGAAAGTAAAGCTGCCACGGGACAGTAACTGCCCGGTATGCGGCGAAAATCCGTCCATCACCAAACTTGCCGATTATACGCACCCGGCATGCGAAGCCTGCATCTAAAGAAGGTGTTGGACTGATAATCGCGAATAAGCTCAATATCAAAAAATAATTGTTAGTCGAGGGGGATCATAATGGCGCAAGTTAATTACCAGGAACTTAAAAAAGGCGGGTTCATGAAGCAAATTCAGAAGGACCGCTTTTCCCTGCGGTTAAGGATTGTTGGCGGACATATCACGGCCGAACAACTGAAAAAAGTCTATGAAGTTGCCCAGCAGTATGGACAGGGCTATATTCATATGACTTCAAGACAAAGTATTGAAATACCGTTTATTAAATTAGAGGATATAGATACAGTGAAAAAAGCCTTAGCAGAAGCAGGAGTGCAGCCAGGGGCCTGTGGACCGAGGGTTAGGACAATAACCGCCTGTCAGGGGGCCACGATTTGTCCCCACGGTCTTATTGACACTACGGCACTTGCGAAGGAATTCGATGAGCGATACTATGCCAGGGAACTTCCCCACAAATTCAAACTGGGGATTACCGGCTGCCGGAATAATTGTCTGAAGGCCGAAGAAAATGACCTTGGTGTAAGAGGTGGAACCGAGGTTAAGTGGGACGCCGGTAAATGTAATTTTTGCGGCCTGTGTGAGGCAGTCTGTTCTGCAAAGGTTATTCAAGTTAACCAGCAGGACAAAAAGCTTTCGTTTAAAGACACGGATTGCATCTTTTGTGGTAAATGCGTAAAAGTCTGTCCTGCCGGAGCATGGCAGGGGAAGAGCGGCTTTATCGTTTATTTTGGCGGGCTTTACGGCAAGCAGATCGCCATTGGCAAGCAACTGGAACCACGCTTGCTTTCCAATGAAGAACTCCATAAAGTGGTGGAAGCCACTCTTGAATTTTTTAAGCAGTATGGAAAACAAGGTGAAAGATTCGGCAATACTCTTGACCGGGTAGGATGGGATTTGTTTCGCCGGCAGTTGGCAGCGGCATTATGAGCGATAAAAGGGCAGATGCGTTAATAGATATAACCGACGTGGTTTGTCCCGTTACCTTTGTAAAAACCCTGGTTGCGCTTGAGGAACTTGCAGACGGTAAGATTCTTGAAATCATAATGAACGACGGTGAGCCTATATTGAACGTGCCCCGAAGTCTCAAGGATGAGGGCCACAAAGTTATTAAAGCCGAAAAGCGAGACAATGGGACATACTCGGTGCTGGTAGAGAAGGGCAGTTTAAAGTAGAAGCCGGTTTCCCGTCTGGGAAACCGGCTTCTACTTTTTAATGACCTTTTATTAGTCTAACAGAAAGTATAAATACTTTCTATATCCTGATCCTGCTTTTGCTAGAGGCAGGATTTTTGGCGATAAACGCGAATATCAATTTCGTATTATAAATTTAATTTATGGCAGTAATATAATTAATAATGATTAATTAATCATTCTCCTGGTCGTGGTGGTGGCTATGAAATTATCAGTTGTGGCCGGAATCGATATTGGCTCGGCGGCAATAAAACTTACTTTATATGACGGAGTGCAGATGGCTTATGCAGCTCGCCTTTCCGGTTGGAATCCGCGGGAAGCCGCTCTTGATTTGCTGCGCCGGGAAACTGCGGCTTGGGGTATTGCAGTTGAAGACCTTGTCTGCATTGTGGGAACAGGCTATGGAAGAATTAATTTTCCCCTTGCTCACAAGACAATGACTGAGATAACCTGCCATGGCCGGGGAGCAGCTTATATGGTACCGGGAGCAGCGACAGTG
This window of the Methylomusa anaerophila genome carries:
- a CDS encoding hemagglutinin repeat-containing protein encodes the protein MSGLFSSGGLGFTIGSKSEKTTLDQQTMEQAGSTIGSIEGNVNLIAGNQVNSAGTTIISGQDTNISGKNVTIDNTVNTYDSQYKYEFKQSGLSVSLGGGVIDAATGAYNDIQRSGQVQDDRLKTLYEYKAVKDLEKLKDFKGNLTKGVGVNVSIGSTTITSEQNTHVESVNPSNISAGGNVNITATDGDINLKGTKITATDVTLDAKNDINLDAAQNQQQIDGKTSSSSWSLGASFGLDGNFTGLTGGFGSGRGTENGNTVTHTGSVIDAAGTVTLKSGNDTNIIGSQVKGDKVVANIGGNLNLASLQDSDDYTANNQSTGIGFGTGKISGTTGSFNTGKTNSNYDSVTGQAGIFAGAEGFDIYVGKNTDLKGAVIASEAEAVKNALSTGTLTFANMENRAKYSSSSIGVNYNAGKDANGKSVAKKDQGLTPNISVTASGDASSTTQSAISPGTIEVRSNPNQDLSGLSRDPEGAVNALGKIFDKKTVQEKQELAQVFGEVAYQKIGDLAIQNGWVQGGSETAALHALVGGIMSQMGGGTFASGAVGAGVSEAVQSELSKITDPALRQWASVSTR
- a CDS encoding IS630 family transposase; the protein is MPPKENAEFVACMEDILEVYETPYNPMRPVVCMDEKPYQLLGDERKPLPMRPGASQKIDSEYVREGTCSIFVFTEPLSGTRHVSVRERRTAADWAEEIKYLVDVMYPDMDKIVLVMDNLNTHRPASLYKVFAPQEARRIIKRLELHYTPKHGSWLNIAEIELNVMTRQCLSRRIDTISRLKEELQCWKNERNQKVSRVNWHFRLDNARIKLISLYPKFEIQQQ
- a CDS encoding helix-turn-helix domain-containing protein, producing the protein MARPKKYIVILTDSELKELQSLLRKKNTSHTIRSRCQILIDLDEAHGKVLTHEQCAKSNGVCIATVHNTLKTYASGGIPAIVKLKRNVNSDQARRLVDGRAEAKIIELACGPAPDGHVRWTLRLLEEKSRVVLDTPVSREAIRRTLKKRTSASPQ
- a CDS encoding immunity 53 family protein, yielding MSLKWLETWYKNHCDGSWEHLYGIKIDTLDNPGWRIHINLFDTEVENKDFKPVKIERTESDWVHCTVKNYIFQGAGGPENLEEILEVFKIWVTH
- a CDS encoding IS630 family transposase (programmed frameshift); this encodes MESLDNRLIAVNHAMKNCKNRRLFERYQTIKLYLEGYDVPQIAKITGRCLKTVYNFLNAYQTGGLKALAMNFSPGRPSFLTKEQKQEILDVLIHKRPEDVGFPAEMNWTGPILREWIIRTFNVEYSRSGTNVLLHELGFTCTRPTYTLAHADPIQQEEFKKNGKPLRADLLHDKVDRILFQDESMIRDYQAIARTWFPKGQQRIIPTYGKHQGIKLLGTLDYESGEIFVIESDRYDAEVFLSFLQQILLKYPGERIVIILDNARIHHANLLQPFLKSNKDRLTLVFLPPYSPNLNLIEEFWGWLKHSCIYNVFYHSTNEIRQRIQRFVAQINQMPLKVIDRLCCSL
- a CDS encoding DUF3846 domain-containing protein; amino-acid sequence: MRYINDDILVAVKKPSKLPVLQYIPNDTRSIQDIVGDPMKYINFQNDIMIVAYNNEGKPRDLPVNFEYNNDVIVGTCFFVGNIGGFSSLTEEQIGTVLNKFG
- a CDS encoding HesA/MoeB/ThiF family protein; this encodes MRESFSLSYYIYVSLAAMLGVNLVGLGVVMMRFMGAGSMSFSNEQMERYARHIILKEVGVRGQQKLLASKVLIIGTGGLGAPAAMFLAAAGVGTIGLADGDAVELANLQRQIIHLTKDIGKAKVLSAQETINEINPDVKVIMYQKAADASNVVDIIKDRDYDFIIDGTDNFPAKFLINDACVITGKPFSHGGIIRFQGQTLTYIPGQGPCYRCIFHAPPPPDAVPTCKQAGVLGVMGGVIGTIQATEAIKYILGVGELLNGYVLTYDALEMNFRKVKLPRDSNCPVCGENPSITKLADYTHPACEACI
- a CDS encoding 4Fe-4S binding protein; the encoded protein is MAQVNYQELKKGGFMKQIQKDRFSLRLRIVGGHITAEQLKKVYEVAQQYGQGYIHMTSRQSIEIPFIKLEDIDTVKKALAEAGVQPGACGPRVRTITACQGATICPHGLIDTTALAKEFDERYYARELPHKFKLGITGCRNNCLKAEENDLGVRGGTEVKWDAGKCNFCGLCEAVCSAKVIQVNQQDKKLSFKDTDCIFCGKCVKVCPAGAWQGKSGFIVYFGGLYGKQIAIGKQLEPRLLSNEELHKVVEATLEFFKQYGKQGERFGNTLDRVGWDLFRRQLAAAL
- a CDS encoding sulfurtransferase TusA family protein produces the protein MGFVSPAVGSGIMSDKRADALIDITDVVCPVTFVKTLVALEELADGKILEIIMNDGEPILNVPRSLKDEGHKVIKAEKRDNGTYSVLVEKGSLK